From Panthera uncia isolate 11264 chromosome X, Puncia_PCG_1.0, whole genome shotgun sequence, the proteins below share one genomic window:
- the PLXNA3 gene encoding plexin-A3, translating to MPAVCLLLLVLLAVGGALGSGRPFPSFLVTDTTLTHLAVHRVTGEVFVGAVNRVFKLAPNLTELRAHVTGPVEDNARCYPPPSMRVCAHRLAPVDNVNKLLLIDYAARRLVACGSIWQGICQFLRLDDLFKLGEPHHRKEHYLSGAQEPDSMAGVIVEQARGPSKLFVGTAVDGKSEYFPTLSSRKLISDEDGADMFSLVYQDEFVSSQIKIPSDTLSLYPAFDIYYIYGFVSASFVYFLTLQLDTQQTLLDTAGEKFFTSKIVRMCAGDSEFYSYVEFPIGCSWRGVEYRLVQSAHLAKPGLLLAQALGVPPDEDVLFTVFSQGQKNRASPPRQTVLCLFTLSNINAHIRRRIQSCYRGEGTLALPWLLNKELPCINTPMQINGNFCGLVLNQPLGGLHVIEGLPLLADSSDGMASVAAYTYRRHSVVFIGTRTGSLKKVRVDGSQYAHLYETVPVVDGSPILRDLLFSPDHRHIYLLSEKQVSQLPVETCEQYTSCAACLGSGDPHCGWCVLQHRCCREGACPGASAPHGFAEELSKCVQVRVRPNNVSVTSSGVQLTVAMRNVPDLSVGVSCTFEEVAESQAVLLPSGELQCLSPSLRELRALTRGHGATHTVRLQLLSKETGVKFTGVDFVFYNCSVLRSCMSCVGSPYPCHWCKYRHVCTSHPQECSFQEGRVHSPEGCPEILPGGDLLIPVGVMQPLTLRAKNLPQPQSGQKNYECVVRVQGRQQRVPAVRFNSSSVQCQNASYSYEGDEYGDTELDFSVVWDGDFAIDKPATFRALLYKCWARRPSCGLCLKADPRFNCGWCVSEHRCQLRAHCPAPKTNWMHPSQKGARCSHPRIAQIHPLMGPKEGGTRVTIVGENLGLSYRDVGLRVAGVRCNPIPSEYISAERIVCEMGESLVPSPPPGPAELCVGDCSADFRTQSEQLYSFVTPAFDRVSPGRGPASGGTRLTISGSSLDAGSRVTVTVRDGECQFVRRDAETIVCISPVSTLGPSQAPITLAIDHANISSPGVFYTYTQDPTVTRLEPTWSIINGSTAITVSGTHLLTVQEPRVRAKYRGIETTNTCQVINDTAMLCKAPGIFLGRPQPQAQGEHPDEFGFLLDHVQTARSLNRSSFTYYPDPSFEPLGPSGVLDVKPGSHVVLKGKNLIPAAAGSSRLNYTVLIGGQPCALTVSDTQLLCDSPSQTGRQPVMVLVGGLEFWLGTLHITAERALTLPAMVGLAVGGGLLLLAITAVLVAYKRKTQDADRTLKRLQLQMDNLESRVALECKEAFAELQTDINELTNHMDGVQIPFLDYRTYAVRVLFPGIEAHPVLKELDTPPNVEKALRLFGQLLHSRAFVLTFIHTLEAQSSFSMRDRGTVASLTMVVLHSRLDYATGLLKQLLADLIEKNLESKNHPKLLLRRTESVAEKMLTNWFTFLLHKFLKECAGEPLFLLYCAIKQQMEKGPIDAITGEARYSLSEDKLIRQQIDYKTLTLHCVFPESEGSTQVPVKVLNCDSVTQAKDKLLDAVYKGVPYSQRPKAEDMDLEWRQGRMARIILQDEDVTTKIECDWKRVNSLAHYQVTDGSLVALVPKQVCAYNMASSFTFTRSLSRYESLLRTASSPDSLRSRAPMITPDQETGTKLWHLVKNHDHADHREGDRGSKMVSEIYLTRLLATKGTLQKFVDDLFETVFSTAHRGSALPLAIKYMFDFLDEQADRRQISDPDVRHTWKSNCLPLRFWVNVIKNPQFVFDIHKNSITDACLSVVAQTFMDSCSTSEHRLGKDSPSNKLLYAKDIPNYKSWVERYYRDIAKMASISDQDMDAYLVEQSRLHASDFNILSALSELYFYVTKYRQEVLTALDRDASCRKHKLRQKLEQIISLVSGNS from the exons ATGCCTGCTGTCTGCCTCCTCCTGCTGGTCCTCCTTGCCGTGGGGGGGGCCCTGGGCAGCGGCaggcccttcccttccttcttggtGACAGACACGACGCTCACCCACCTGGCTGTGCACCGGGTGACCGGGGAGGTGTTCGTGGGTGCGGTGAACCGCGTCTTCAAGCTGGCCCCCAATCTGACTGAGCTCCGGGCGCACGTCACGGGGCCTGTTGAGGACAATGCTCGCTGCTACCCACCTCCCAGCATGCGAGTGTGTGCCCACCGCCTAGCACCTGTCGACAACGTGAACAAGCTGCTGCTCATAGACTATGCGGCCCGCCGCCTGGTGGCCTGTGGCAGCATCTGGCAAGGCATCTGCCAGTTCTTGCGCCTGGACGACCTCTTCAAGCTGGGTGAGCCGCACCACCGCAAGGAGCACTACCTGTCGGGAGCCCAGGAGCCTGACTCCATGGCCGGCGTCATTGTGGAGCAGGCTCGGGGGCCCAGCAAGCTGTTCGTGGGCACGGCCGTGGACGGCAAGTCTGAGTACTTCCCCACCCTCAGCTCGCGCAAGCTCATCAGCGACGAGGACGGGGCTGACATGTTCAGTCTG GTGTACCAGGACGAATTCGTCTCCTCGCAGATCAAGATCCCCTCAGACACGCTGTCCCTGTACCCCGCCTTTGACATCTACTACATCTACGGCTTTGTGAGCGCCTCCTTCGTGTACTTCCTGACGCTGCAGCTGGACACCCAGCAGACACTGCTCGACACGGCGGGCGAGAAATTCTTCACGTCCAAGATCGTGCGCATGTGCGCTGGGGACTCGGAGTTCTACTCGTACGTGGAGTTCCCCATCGGCTGCTCCTGGCGAGGCGTGGAGTACCGCCTGGTGCAGAGCGCCCACCTGGCCAAGCCTGGCCTGCTGCTGGCCCAGGCCCTGGGCGTGCCGCCCGACGAGGACGTCCTCTTCACGGTCTTCTCTCAGGGCCAGAAGAACCGGGCCAGCCCGCCGCGGCAGACCGTCCTCTGCCTCTTCACCCTCAGCAACATCAACGCCCACATCCGGCGCCGCATCCAGTCCTGCTACCGGGGGGAGGGCACGCTGGCCCTGCCCTGGCTGCTGAACAAGGAGCTGCCCTGCATCAACACT CCCATGCAGATAAACGGAAACTTCTGCGGGCTGGTGTTGAACCAGCCACTGGGTGGCCTACACGTGATCGAGGGGCTGCCCCTGCTGGCTGACAGCAGCGACGGTATGGCCAGTGTGGCCGCCTACACCTACCGCCGGCACTCTGTGGTCTTCATTGGCACTCGTACCGGCAGTCTAAAGAAG GTCCGGGTTGACGGCTCCCAGTATGCCCACCTGTACGAGACGGTGCCCGTGGTGGATGGCAGCCCCATCCTTCGAGACCTGCTCTTCAGCCCTGACCACCGGCACATCTACCTCCTGAGTGAGAAGCAG GTGAGCCAGCTCCCGGTGGAGACGTGCGAGCAGTACACGAGCTGCGCGGCCTGCCTCGGCTCGGGGGACCCGCACTGCGGTTGGTGTGTGTTGCAGCACAG ATGCTGCCGTGAAGGAGCCTGTCCGGGTGCTTCCGCCCCCCATGGCTTCGCCGAGGAGCTGAGCAAGTGTGTCCAGGTGCGGGTCCGGCCCAACAACGTTTCAGTGACGTCATCCGGGGTGCAG CTGACCGTGGCCATGCGCAACGTGCCGGACCTCAGCGTCGGCGTGAGCTGTACCTTTGAGGAGGTGGCGGAGAGTCAAGCCGTCCTGCTGCCCTCCGGGGAGCTGCAGTGCCTGTCGCCCTCCCTCCGGGAGCTGCGGGCTCTCACCAGGGGGCACG GGGCCACGCACACTGTGCGGCTGCAGCTGCTGTCCAAGGAGACTGGCGTGAAGTTCACCGGGGTCGACTTCGTCTTCTACAACTGCAGCGTACTCCGGTC GTGCATGTCCTGCGTCGGCAGCCCATACCCCTGCCACTGGTGTAAGTACCGCCACGTGTGCACCAGCCACCCCCAAGAGTGCTCCTTCCAGGAGGGCAGGGTCCACAGCCCTGAG GGTTGCCCTGAGATCCTGCCCGGCGGGGACCTCTTGATCCCAGTCGGTGTCATGCAGCCCCTTACCCTGCGGGCCAAGAACCTGCCGCAGCCGCAGTCGGGCCAGAAGAACTACGAGTGCGTGGTCCGGGTGCAGGGGCGGCAGCAACGGGTGCCGGCCGTGCGCTTCAACAGCAGCAGCGTGCAGTGCCAGAACGCGTCG TACTCCTACGAAGGCGACGAGTACGGTGACACCGAGCTGGACTTCTCCGTGGTCTGGGATGGCGATTTCGCCATCGACAAGCCTGCCACCTTCCGAG CTCTCTTGTACAAGTGCTGGGCACGGCGGCCCAGCTGCGGCCTCTGCCTCAAGGCTGACCCTCGCTTCAACTGCGGCTGGTGCGTCTCGGAGCACAGGTGCCAGCTGCGGGCCCACTGCCCGGCCCCCAAGACCAACTGGATGCACCCGAGCCAGAAGGGTGCCCGCTGCAGCCACCCTCGCATCGCCCAG ATCCACCCGCTCATGGGGCCCAAGGAGGGAGGCACTCGGGTCACCATCGTGGGTGAGAACCTGGGCCTCAGCTACCGGGACGTGGGCCTGCGGGTCGCAGGTGTGCGCTGCAACCCTATCCCCTCCGAGTACATCAGCGCCGAGAG GATCGTGTGTGAGATGGGGGAGTCGCTGGTGCCCAGCCCACCGCCGGGGCCCGCGGAGCTCTGTGTGGGCGACTGTTCCGCTGACTTCCGCACACAGTCCGAACAGCTCTACAGTTTCGTG ACGCCAGCGTTTGACCGCGTAAGTCCCGGTCGGGGCCCAGCTTCCGGGGGCACACGGCTCACCATCTCCGGGAGCTCTCTGGATGCCGGCAGCAGGGTCACAGTGACTGTGAGAGATGGCGAGTGCCAGTTCGTGAG GAGAGACGCCGAGACAATCGTGTGTATCTCGCCCGTGTCCACCCTGGGCCCCAGCCAGGCCCCCATCACTCTGGCCATCGACCATGCCAACATTTCTAGTCCCGGCGTCTTCTACACCTACACCCAGGACCCTACGGTCACTCGCCTTGAGCCCACCTGGAGCATCATCAA tGGAAGCACTGCCATCACTGTGAGTGGGACCCACCTACTGACCGTCCAGGAGCCCCGGGTCCGGGCCAAGTACCGAGGCATCGAGACCACCAAC ACATGCCAGGTGATCAACGATACCGCCATGCTGTGTAAGGCCCCCGGCATCTTCCTGGGACGGCCCCAGCCACAGGCCCAGGGTGAACACCCTGATGAGTTTGGCTTCCTGCTGGATCATGTGCAGACAGCCCGCTCCCTCAACCGGTCCTCCTTCACCTACTACCCTGATCCCAGCTTCGAGCCACTGGGGCCCTCCGGTGTCCTGGATGTCAAGCCTGGCTCCCACGTAGTGTTGAAG GGCAAGAATCTGATCCCCGCAGCAGCTGGCAGCTCCCGCCTCAACTACACGGTGCTGATCGGGGGCCAGCCGTGTGCGCTCACTGTCTCCGACACGCAGCTCCTGTGCGACTCACCTAGCCAGACGGGCCGGCAGCCTGTCATG GTACTGGTAGGTGGCCTGGAGTTCTGGCTGGGCACCCTGCACATCACGGCCGAGCGGGCGCTGACTCTGCCGGCCATGGTGGGCCTGGCGGTGGGCGGCGGGCTCTTGCTGCTGGCCATCACCGCTGTGCTGGTCGCCTATAAGCGCAAGACTCAGGATGCAGACCGCACGCTCAAGCGGCTTCAGCTACAGATGGACAACTTGGAGTCCCGCGTGGCTCTGGAATGCAAGGAAG ccTTTGCTGAGCTGCAGACGGATATCAATGAGCTGACCAACCACATGGACGGGGTGCAGATCCCTTTCCTGGACTACCGGACCTATGCCGTTCGCGTGCTCTTCCCGGGCATTGAGGCCCATCCGGTGCTCAAGGAGCTGGAT ACCCCCCCCAACGTCGAGAAGGCCCTGCGCCTCTTTGGACAGCTGCTGCACAGCCGCGCCTTCGTGCTCACCTTCATCCACACGCTGGAGGCCCAGAGCAGCTTTTCCATGCGCGACCGTGGTACCGTGGCCTCGCTCACCATGGTGGTCCTGCACAGCCGCCTCGATTACGCCACAGGGCTGCTCAAGCAGCTGCTGGCGGACCTCATAGAGAAGAACCTGGAGAGCAAGAACCACCCCAAGCTGCTTCTGCGCAG GACCGAGTCGGTGGCTGAGAAGATGCTTACCAACTGGTTCACGTTCCTGCTGCACAAGTTTCTGAAG GAGTGTGCTGGGGAGCCGCTGTTTCTGCTCTACTGCGCCATCAAGCAGCAGATGGAGAAGGGCCCCATCGATGCCATCACGGGCGAGGCCCGCTACTCCCTGAGCGAAGACAAGCTCATCCGGCAGCAGATCGACTACAAGACGCTG ACCCTGCACTGCGTGTTCCCGGAGAGCGAGGGCAGCACTCAGGTCCCAGTGAAGGTTCTGAACTGCGACAGTGTCACCCAAGCCAAAGATAAGCTGCTGGATGCTGTGTACAAGGGCGTCCCGTACTCGCAGCGCCCCAAAGCCGAAGACATGGACCTAG AATGGCGCCAGGGCCGTATGGCCCGAATCATCCTCCAGGATGAAGACGTCACCACGAAGATTGAGTGTGACTGGAAGAGGGTCAACTCATTGGCCCACTATCAG GTGACAGATGGCTCCTTGGTGGCACTGGTGCCCAAACAAGTGTGTGCCTATAACATGGCCAGCTCCTTTACCTTCACCCGCTCGCTCAGCCGCTACG AGAGCTTGCTGCGCACAGCCAGCAGCCCCGACAGCCTCCGTTCTCGGGCACCCATGATCACGCCTGACCAGGAGACTGGCACCAAGCTGTGGCACCTGGTGAAGAACCACGACCATGCTGACCACCGCGAGGGGGACCGCGGCAGCAAGATGGTCTCAGAGATCTACCTGACTCGACTCCTGGCCACCAAG GGCACGCTGCAGAAGTTTGTGGATGACCTCTTCGAGACCGTGTTCAGCACGGCTCACCGAGGTTCAGCCCTGCCCCTGGCCATCAAGTACATGTTCGATTTCCTGGATGAACAGGCCGACCGGCGCCAGATCAGCGACCCTGACGTGCGCCATACCTGGAAGAGCAACTG CCTGCCTCTGCGCTTCTGGGTAAACGTGATCAAGAACCCCCAGTTCGTGTTCGACATCCACAAGAACAGCATCACGGACGCCTGCCTGTCAGTGGTGGCCCAGACTTTCATGGACTCCTGCTCCACGTCTGAACATCGCCTGGGCAAGGACTCGCCGTCCAACAAGCTGCTCTACGCCAAGGACATCCCCAACTACAAGAGCTGGGTGGAGAG GTACTACCGGGACATTGCAAAGATGGCATCCATCAGCGACCAGGACATGGACGCCTACCTGGTGGAGCAGTCCCGTCTGCATGCCAGTGACTTCAACATCTTAAGTGCGCTCAGTGAACTCTATTTCTATGTCACCAAGTACCGCCAGGAG gtccTCACCGCTCTGGACCGAGACGCCTCCTGTCGGAAGCATAAGTTGCGGCAAAAACTGGAACAGATCATCAGCCTCGTGTCCGGCAACAGCTAA
- the LAGE3 gene encoding EKC/KEOPS complex subunit LAGE3 — MQAAAADAGGPAGGANNSREGQGQGQGGCGGLCSAGTEAAVAGAAPRVPRPQHAPGPGGDALSTTGRPETRTHIFALGVPFPSQLEAEIACASLAPDREPHGGIVEKQLTVTDSVLAVRWRAENSRLLRISIINFLDQLSLVIRTMQRFGPPVSR, encoded by the exons ATGCAGGCGGCAGCCGCAGACGCCGGCGGCCCGGCGGGCGGCGCCAACAACAGCCgggagggccagggccagggccagggcggCTGTGGCGGCCTTTGCAGCGCAGGCACGGAGGCCGCGGTCGCCGGCGCAGCTCCGCGTGTCCCGCGACCACAGCACGCCCCGGGGCCAGGCGGAGATGCCCTCTCCACGACCGGAAGGCCGGAAACCCGAACACACATATT CGCCCTCGGCGTGCCTTTCCCGTCCCAGTTGGAGGCGGAGATCGCCTGTGCGTCCTTGGCCCCAGATCGCGAACCGCACGGAGGCATTGTGGAGAAGCAGCTCACCGTAACTGACAGCGTCCTGGCCGT cCGCTGGAGAGCTGAAAACTCTCGCCTCCTCCGAATTTCCATCATCAACTTTCTTGACCAGCTTTCCCTGGTGATTCGGACCATGCAGCGCTTCGGGCCCCCCGTTTCCCGCTAA
- the SLC10A3 gene encoding P3 protein isoform X2 has translation MQSWTKASREELCHQGAQHRARPGPWTLLRTAQRHQRGCSPKPQRAWPHCPRRRAMVFRRGRSSSQWWPRLGGGGGCRGPLGMLRASLLLASLPLGAGGTASANLSTALGHRVPLTGGRYLSIGDGSVMEFEFPEESEGVIVISSQYPGRGNRTGPGPMLRVTSLDTEVLTIKNVSAITWGGGGGFVVSIHSGLPGLAPLHIQLLDPHEAPPMLIEERRDFCIKVSPAEDAPATLGADLVHFSENPILYLLLPLIFVNKCSFGCKVELEVLKGLLQSPQPMLLGLLGQFLVMPFYAFLMAKVFVLPKALALGLIITCSSPGGGGSYLFSLLLGGDVTLAISMTFISTVAATGFLPLSSAVYSRLLSIHETLHVPISKILGTLLFIAIPIAAGVVIRSKLPKFSQLLLHVIKPFSFVLLLGGLFLAYRMGVFILAGVRLPIVLVGLTVPLVGLLVGYCLATCLKLPAAQRRTVSIEVGVQNSLLALAMLQLSLRRLQADYASQAPFIVALSGTSEMLALVVGHLIYSSLCPVP, from the exons ATGCAAAGCTGGACCAAGGCCTCCAGG GAAGAGCTCTGCCATCAAGGAGCACAGCACAGGGCCAGGCCCGGCCCATGGACCCTTCTCCGGACGGCCCAACGGCACCAGCGGGGCTGTTCTCCTAAGCCGCAGAGGGCCTGGCCACACTGTCCTCGGCGAAGAGCCATGGTGTTCAGGAGGGGCAGGAGCAGCTCCCAGTGGTGGCCTCGCCTGGGAGGGGGTGGCGGTTGCCGAGGTCCCCTAGGCATGCTCAGGGCTTCCTTGCTTCTGGCCAGCCTGCctttgggggctgggggaacAGCCAGTGCCAACCTCAGCACAGctctgggccacagggtgccccTGACAGGGGGCCGATACTTGAGCATTGGGGACGGCTCTGTGATGGAGTTTGAGTTCCCAGAGGAGAGCGAGGGCGTCATTGTGATCTCGAGCCAGTACCCGGGCCGGGGCAACAGGACAGGGCCTGGCCCCATGCTGAGGGTCACCTCCCTCGACACGGAGGTGCTGACCATCAAGAATGTGAGTGCCATCAcctggggcggtgggggcggcTTCGTGGTGAGCATCCACTCGGGCCTGCCTGGGCTAGCCCCGCTCCACATTCAGCTCCTGGACCCCCATGAGGCCCCGCCCATGCTAATTGAGGAACGGAGAGATTTCTGCATCAAGGTCTCACCTGCCGAAGATGCTCCCGCCACCCTCGGCGCCGACCTGGTCCACTTCTCGGAGAACCCGATTCTCTACTTGCTCCTGCCTCTGATCTTTGTCAACAAGTGTTCATTTGGGTGCAAAGTGGAACTCGAGGTTCTGAAAGGGCTCCTGCAGAGCCCCCAGCCCATGCTGCTGGGCCTGCTGGGCCAGTTTTTGGTCATGCCCTTCTATGCTTTCCTGATGGCCAAGGTCTTCGTGCTGCCCAAGGCCCTGGCTCTAGGCCTCATCATCACCTGTTCGTCACCCGGCGGCGGGGGGAGCTACCTCTTCAGCCTCCTCCTCGGAGGGGACGTCACCCTGGCCATCTCCATGACGTTCATCTCGACGGTGGCTGCCACCGGTTTCCTGCCATTGTCCTCCGCCGTCTACAGCCGCCTGCTCAGCATCCATGAAACGCTCCACGTGCCCATCTCCAAGATCCTGGGGACCCTGCTGTTCATCGCCATCCCCATAGCAGCCGGCGTGGTGATCAGGTCCAAGCTCCCCAAGTTCTCCCAGCTGCTGCTGCACGTCATCAAGCCTTTCAGCTTCGTGCTGCTCCTGGGTGGCCTCTTCCTGGCCTACCGCATGGGGGTCTTCATCCTGGCGGGTGTCAGGCTCCCTATCGTGCTGGTGGGCCTCACGGTGCCCCTGGTCGGCCTCCTGGTGGGCTACTGCCTGGCCACGTGCCTGAAGCTGCCGGCGGCACAGCGGCGGACGGTCAGCATTGAGGTAGGGGTCCAGAACAGCCTGCTGGCCTTGGCCATGCTGCAGCTGTCCCTCCGTCGCCTTCAAGCCGACTACGCCTCCCAGGCCCCCTTCATTGTAGCGCTGAGCGGCACCTCGGAGATGCTGGCCTTGGTTGTTGGCCACCTCATCTATAGCAGCCTGTGCCCGGTCCCCTGA
- the SLC10A3 gene encoding P3 protein isoform X1 has product MTPLHFASHTPSGFPASLFSGGMQSWTKASREELCHQGAQHRARPGPWTLLRTAQRHQRGCSPKPQRAWPHCPRRRAMVFRRGRSSSQWWPRLGGGGGCRGPLGMLRASLLLASLPLGAGGTASANLSTALGHRVPLTGGRYLSIGDGSVMEFEFPEESEGVIVISSQYPGRGNRTGPGPMLRVTSLDTEVLTIKNVSAITWGGGGGFVVSIHSGLPGLAPLHIQLLDPHEAPPMLIEERRDFCIKVSPAEDAPATLGADLVHFSENPILYLLLPLIFVNKCSFGCKVELEVLKGLLQSPQPMLLGLLGQFLVMPFYAFLMAKVFVLPKALALGLIITCSSPGGGGSYLFSLLLGGDVTLAISMTFISTVAATGFLPLSSAVYSRLLSIHETLHVPISKILGTLLFIAIPIAAGVVIRSKLPKFSQLLLHVIKPFSFVLLLGGLFLAYRMGVFILAGVRLPIVLVGLTVPLVGLLVGYCLATCLKLPAAQRRTVSIEVGVQNSLLALAMLQLSLRRLQADYASQAPFIVALSGTSEMLALVVGHLIYSSLCPVP; this is encoded by the exons ATGACTCCCCTCCACTTTGCTTCTCATACTCCCTCTggttttcctgcctccctcttcagcGGTGGGATGCAAAGCTGGACCAAGGCCTCCAGG GAAGAGCTCTGCCATCAAGGAGCACAGCACAGGGCCAGGCCCGGCCCATGGACCCTTCTCCGGACGGCCCAACGGCACCAGCGGGGCTGTTCTCCTAAGCCGCAGAGGGCCTGGCCACACTGTCCTCGGCGAAGAGCCATGGTGTTCAGGAGGGGCAGGAGCAGCTCCCAGTGGTGGCCTCGCCTGGGAGGGGGTGGCGGTTGCCGAGGTCCCCTAGGCATGCTCAGGGCTTCCTTGCTTCTGGCCAGCCTGCctttgggggctgggggaacAGCCAGTGCCAACCTCAGCACAGctctgggccacagggtgccccTGACAGGGGGCCGATACTTGAGCATTGGGGACGGCTCTGTGATGGAGTTTGAGTTCCCAGAGGAGAGCGAGGGCGTCATTGTGATCTCGAGCCAGTACCCGGGCCGGGGCAACAGGACAGGGCCTGGCCCCATGCTGAGGGTCACCTCCCTCGACACGGAGGTGCTGACCATCAAGAATGTGAGTGCCATCAcctggggcggtgggggcggcTTCGTGGTGAGCATCCACTCGGGCCTGCCTGGGCTAGCCCCGCTCCACATTCAGCTCCTGGACCCCCATGAGGCCCCGCCCATGCTAATTGAGGAACGGAGAGATTTCTGCATCAAGGTCTCACCTGCCGAAGATGCTCCCGCCACCCTCGGCGCCGACCTGGTCCACTTCTCGGAGAACCCGATTCTCTACTTGCTCCTGCCTCTGATCTTTGTCAACAAGTGTTCATTTGGGTGCAAAGTGGAACTCGAGGTTCTGAAAGGGCTCCTGCAGAGCCCCCAGCCCATGCTGCTGGGCCTGCTGGGCCAGTTTTTGGTCATGCCCTTCTATGCTTTCCTGATGGCCAAGGTCTTCGTGCTGCCCAAGGCCCTGGCTCTAGGCCTCATCATCACCTGTTCGTCACCCGGCGGCGGGGGGAGCTACCTCTTCAGCCTCCTCCTCGGAGGGGACGTCACCCTGGCCATCTCCATGACGTTCATCTCGACGGTGGCTGCCACCGGTTTCCTGCCATTGTCCTCCGCCGTCTACAGCCGCCTGCTCAGCATCCATGAAACGCTCCACGTGCCCATCTCCAAGATCCTGGGGACCCTGCTGTTCATCGCCATCCCCATAGCAGCCGGCGTGGTGATCAGGTCCAAGCTCCCCAAGTTCTCCCAGCTGCTGCTGCACGTCATCAAGCCTTTCAGCTTCGTGCTGCTCCTGGGTGGCCTCTTCCTGGCCTACCGCATGGGGGTCTTCATCCTGGCGGGTGTCAGGCTCCCTATCGTGCTGGTGGGCCTCACGGTGCCCCTGGTCGGCCTCCTGGTGGGCTACTGCCTGGCCACGTGCCTGAAGCTGCCGGCGGCACAGCGGCGGACGGTCAGCATTGAGGTAGGGGTCCAGAACAGCCTGCTGGCCTTGGCCATGCTGCAGCTGTCCCTCCGTCGCCTTCAAGCCGACTACGCCTCCCAGGCCCCCTTCATTGTAGCGCTGAGCGGCACCTCGGAGATGCTGGCCTTGGTTGTTGGCCACCTCATCTATAGCAGCCTGTGCCCGGTCCCCTGA
- the SLC10A3 gene encoding P3 protein isoform X3 — MVFRRGRSSSQWWPRLGGGGGCRGPLGMLRASLLLASLPLGAGGTASANLSTALGHRVPLTGGRYLSIGDGSVMEFEFPEESEGVIVISSQYPGRGNRTGPGPMLRVTSLDTEVLTIKNVSAITWGGGGGFVVSIHSGLPGLAPLHIQLLDPHEAPPMLIEERRDFCIKVSPAEDAPATLGADLVHFSENPILYLLLPLIFVNKCSFGCKVELEVLKGLLQSPQPMLLGLLGQFLVMPFYAFLMAKVFVLPKALALGLIITCSSPGGGGSYLFSLLLGGDVTLAISMTFISTVAATGFLPLSSAVYSRLLSIHETLHVPISKILGTLLFIAIPIAAGVVIRSKLPKFSQLLLHVIKPFSFVLLLGGLFLAYRMGVFILAGVRLPIVLVGLTVPLVGLLVGYCLATCLKLPAAQRRTVSIEVGVQNSLLALAMLQLSLRRLQADYASQAPFIVALSGTSEMLALVVGHLIYSSLCPVP, encoded by the coding sequence ATGGTGTTCAGGAGGGGCAGGAGCAGCTCCCAGTGGTGGCCTCGCCTGGGAGGGGGTGGCGGTTGCCGAGGTCCCCTAGGCATGCTCAGGGCTTCCTTGCTTCTGGCCAGCCTGCctttgggggctgggggaacAGCCAGTGCCAACCTCAGCACAGctctgggccacagggtgccccTGACAGGGGGCCGATACTTGAGCATTGGGGACGGCTCTGTGATGGAGTTTGAGTTCCCAGAGGAGAGCGAGGGCGTCATTGTGATCTCGAGCCAGTACCCGGGCCGGGGCAACAGGACAGGGCCTGGCCCCATGCTGAGGGTCACCTCCCTCGACACGGAGGTGCTGACCATCAAGAATGTGAGTGCCATCAcctggggcggtgggggcggcTTCGTGGTGAGCATCCACTCGGGCCTGCCTGGGCTAGCCCCGCTCCACATTCAGCTCCTGGACCCCCATGAGGCCCCGCCCATGCTAATTGAGGAACGGAGAGATTTCTGCATCAAGGTCTCACCTGCCGAAGATGCTCCCGCCACCCTCGGCGCCGACCTGGTCCACTTCTCGGAGAACCCGATTCTCTACTTGCTCCTGCCTCTGATCTTTGTCAACAAGTGTTCATTTGGGTGCAAAGTGGAACTCGAGGTTCTGAAAGGGCTCCTGCAGAGCCCCCAGCCCATGCTGCTGGGCCTGCTGGGCCAGTTTTTGGTCATGCCCTTCTATGCTTTCCTGATGGCCAAGGTCTTCGTGCTGCCCAAGGCCCTGGCTCTAGGCCTCATCATCACCTGTTCGTCACCCGGCGGCGGGGGGAGCTACCTCTTCAGCCTCCTCCTCGGAGGGGACGTCACCCTGGCCATCTCCATGACGTTCATCTCGACGGTGGCTGCCACCGGTTTCCTGCCATTGTCCTCCGCCGTCTACAGCCGCCTGCTCAGCATCCATGAAACGCTCCACGTGCCCATCTCCAAGATCCTGGGGACCCTGCTGTTCATCGCCATCCCCATAGCAGCCGGCGTGGTGATCAGGTCCAAGCTCCCCAAGTTCTCCCAGCTGCTGCTGCACGTCATCAAGCCTTTCAGCTTCGTGCTGCTCCTGGGTGGCCTCTTCCTGGCCTACCGCATGGGGGTCTTCATCCTGGCGGGTGTCAGGCTCCCTATCGTGCTGGTGGGCCTCACGGTGCCCCTGGTCGGCCTCCTGGTGGGCTACTGCCTGGCCACGTGCCTGAAGCTGCCGGCGGCACAGCGGCGGACGGTCAGCATTGAGGTAGGGGTCCAGAACAGCCTGCTGGCCTTGGCCATGCTGCAGCTGTCCCTCCGTCGCCTTCAAGCCGACTACGCCTCCCAGGCCCCCTTCATTGTAGCGCTGAGCGGCACCTCGGAGATGCTGGCCTTGGTTGTTGGCCACCTCATCTATAGCAGCCTGTGCCCGGTCCCCTGA